A section of the Hypomesus transpacificus isolate Combined female chromosome 1, fHypTra1, whole genome shotgun sequence genome encodes:
- the ccdc142 gene encoding uncharacterized protein ccdc142 isoform X1, whose amino-acid sequence MAQSSVFSPDHNKSGAAMVTEGLNENQSADRAEGCPVNENNQLSEEEQGKSNAWSDGLSEDPLSKDRLDASWSQNSISKSLQRAEALLRTHFNPSLRWLLGGKAEDDPWDSESQDTFVAYQNLTSRSSLRLQRLEQGMLGASQQCQVVREPCTGFTQGWVRGLGTGEAGSVLYHPPSASLSQHYGQLQNLLEQRALLLFLHEYARRSRVASEYVARLAGFLEGELGELEDKDSPFLDRPNSALRQGPGLASLCQELRIHVRHWEALCIRARSDPYLRPVLLQRTGLLEGMRRTLGLLGLQALILMQRCVEIVLGALASSQLVRVPRDTLEDMLAAAELYNQVLEEQNAHRGTRVWRCQLLQGCGWSGLQGRPPGSRGKHPSPFPVVQLMRILAEHRGRMAAEQLHRWASQQNGLTTQILHPGTPTPTWEQLLHDFPLLPPLCYHLPPEPEPERHPVEEKPQAQLQSQPQPWSPDLPLGAFIRQDRRSLELLFQALVSSTELLAPHVSNRPAPDRHTPDWRLQTPDRMDRILYTPDRIDQILHRTDRHTPDRTDRPERTQAPEGSAVSQDGHRPSLPVNEETIPPEQARQEARRPRSVQWLDKGQSGACLQLFGQYRSLLWKQCGRALFMIFQHPPPGGTLGSINQWNDQMLFQLVLWLNQVCKTELVPEECKGVLDDFTIQLLTSTAFRHWDHVLCVSLGSGLKDKCLPRADRDGSMVITSTMEHFLQLTSPLLTTLRALSHTSNTHTPGAPGKAFSHRTELLQGSTMRALASVQTSTLWVMGKAYQFLSSWSLNKFLLVTQGDLKVLRASVESLLQEVETLAGEEDHPHHPIPPVLMRQQIAQLRQAMSHLQVFSEMVMRIFSMDCKKMSGEIFEQTMPSAKHWRLTYRMDFPRSPSEYASSAAQSVIGQVLEGVQPLPEEARVPALTEAMTAFMEAWMEHILKQKIKFSIQGALQLKQDFDLIRDLIRSEEYSLSEELHQSLLSLRVFQQVDSAIVCLLQQPLAKTYMPSRGWEPFRRCCPNSASVVDQAAGSMNNLESMEIGAVCQQALNQGNNSLTSDLPTTSPPESYLALGHAQQEWLDLRIHSGSRWRLPGLHCLSNTEP is encoded by the exons ATGGCTCAGTCGTCCGTTTTTTCTCCAGACCACAACAAGAGTGGGGCCGCCATGGTAACAGAGGGGCTCAATGAGAACCAGTCTGCAG ACAGAGCAGAGGGCTGCCCTGTAAATGAAAACAATCAACtctcagaggaggaacag GGAAAATCCAATGCCTGGTCAGATGGACTGAGTGAAGATCCCCTTTCTAAGGACAGACTAGATG CCTCCTGGTCCCAGAACTCCATCTCTAAGTCCCTCCAGAGGGCCGAGGCCCTGTTGAGGACCCACTTCAACCCCAGCCTGCGCTGGCTGCTCGGTGGCAAAGCTGAAGACGACCCCTGGGACAGCGAGAGTCAGGACACTTTTGTGGCATACCAGAACCTGACCTCCCGCTCCTCACTGCGCTTGCAGCGCTTGGAACAGGGCATGCTGGGAGCATCCCAGCAGTGCCAGGTGGTGCGGGAACCATGTACGGGGTTTACCCAGGGCTGGGTCAGGGGCTTAGGtacaggagaggcagggagtgtTCTCTACCACCCTCCTTCTGCCTCACTCAGCCAACACTACGGCCAGCTACAGAACCTTTTAGAACAACgagctcttctcctcttcctccacgaGTACGCCCGTAGGAGCAGGGTAGCCTCAGAGTATGTGGCCCGTCTGGCCGGCTTTCTGGAGGGGGAACTTGGGGAGCTAGAAGACAAGGACAGCCCCTTCCTGGATAGACCCAACTCGGCCTTGAGGCAGGGCCCAGGTCTGGCCAGCCTGTGCCAGGAGCTGAGGATCCACGTCCGCCACTGGGAGGCGCTGTGCATCCGGGCCCGATCCGACCCCTACCTGCGACCCGTCCTGCTCCAGAGGACAGGCCTGCTGGAGGGGATGCGTCGGACCCTGGGCCTCCTGGGCCTGCAGGCGTTGATTCTGATGCAGCGGTGTGTGGAAATTGTCCTGGGCGCCCTCGCCTCGTCCCAGCTGGTCAGGGTTCCCCGGGACACTCTGGAGGACATGCTGGCTGCAGCCGAGCTCTACAACCAGGTGTTGGAGGAGCAGAACGCCCATCGCGGtaccagggtgtggaggtgccaGTTGCTGCAGGGTTGTGGTTGGTCTGGGCTGCAGGGCAGGcctcctggctccagggggAAACACCCTTCTCCCTTCCCTGTGGTGCAGTTGATGAGGATCCTGGCGGAACACAGAGGAAGGATGGCTGCAGAGCAGCTGCATCGGTGGGCTTCCCAGCAGAATGGCCTCACCACCCAGATCCTCCACCCAGGGACCCCAACACCTACCTGGGAACAGCTGCTGCACGATTTTCCTCTGCTACCCCCTCTATGCTACCACCTCCCCCCAGAACCAGAACCTGAGCGACACCCTGTGGAGGAGAAGCCCCAGGCCCAGCTAcaatcccagccccagccctggtcCCCTGACCTGCCCCTGGGAGCATTCATCCGGCAGGACCGGAGATCgttggagctgctgttccaAGCCCTGGTGTCCTCCACAGAGCTCTTGGCCCCACACGTGTCCAACAGACCTGctcctgacagacacacaccagactggAGACTACAGACACCGGACAGAATGGACCGGATACTGTACACACCAGACAGAATCGACCAGATCCTCCACAGaacggacagacacacaccggaCAGAACGGACCGACCAGAAAGGACCCAGGCACCGGAGGGGTCAGCTGTCTCACAAGATGGTCACAG ACCTTCACTTCCTGTGAACGAAGAAACCATACCCCCTGAGCAAGCAAGGCAGGAAGCGAGGCGTCCAAGATCTGTGCAGTGGTTGGATAAAGGCCAGTCAGGAGCGTGTCTACAGCTGTTCGGCCAATACCGGAGTCTTCTGTGGAAGCAGTGTGGGCGGGCCCTGTTCATGATCTTCCAGCATCCGCCACCGGGGGGCACTTTAGGCAGCATCAACCAGTGGAACGACCAGATGCTGTTTCAGCTGGTACTGTGGCTCAACCAAGTCTGCAAAACAG agcTGGTTCCAGAGGAGTGCAAAGGAGTTCTAGATGACTTTACCATTCAGCTCCTGACCAGCACAGCTTTCCGACACTGGGACCATG tgctgtgtgtgtccttgggctCTGGGCTGAAGGACAAGTGTCTCCCGAGAGCGGACCGTGATGGCAGCATGGTGATAACATCTACCATGGAACACTTCCTCCAGCTGACTTCGCCCCTCCTCACCACACTCCGGGCGCTGAGCCacacctccaacacacacacacctg GGGCTCCAGGCAAGGCCTTTTCCCACAGGACAGAGCTCCTCCAGGGCAGCACGATGCGAGCGCTGGCCTCTGTCCAGACCTCCACCCTGTGGGTGATGGGGAAGGCCTACCAATTCCTCTCATCCTGGAGCCTCAACAAGTTCCTGCTGGTCACCCAGGGAGACCTGAAG gtgctgAGAGCGTCCGTAGAGAGCCTCTTGCAGGAAGTGGAAACCCTGGCTGGGGAAGAAGATCATCCACATCATCCTATTCCTCCAGTATTGATGAGGCAGCAGATAGCCCAACTGCGGCAGGCCATGTCCCACCTGCAG GTCTTCTCTGAAATGGTTATGAGGATCTTCTCCATGGACTGCAAGAAAATGTCTGGAGAAATCTTTGAGCAGACCATGCCCTCCGCCAAGCACTGGAGGCTAACCTACAGGATGG ATTTTCCCAGAAGCCCTAGTGAGTATGCGTCGTCGGCAGCTCAGAGTGTGATTGGCCAGGTGCTGGAGGGGGTGCAGCCCCTGCCGGAGGAGGCCAGGGTCCCTGCCCTCACGGAGGCCATGACCGCCTTCATGGAGGCCTGGATGGAGCACATCCTCAAACAGAAGATCAaattcag TATCCAGGGTGCTCTGCAGCTGAAGCAGGACTTCGACCTGATCCGGGACCTGATCCGGTCTGAGGAGTACAGCCTGTCAGAGGAGTTGCACCAGAGCCTGCTCTCCCTCAGGGTGTTCCAGCAGGTGGACTCTGCCATCGTCTGTCTGCTCCAGCAGCCCCTGGCCAAGACCTACATGCCCTCCCGAGGCTGGGAGCCTTTCAGACGATGCT GTCCTAACAGTGCCAGTGTGGTGGACCAGGCAGCAGGCAGCATGAACAACCTGGAGAGTATGGAGATCGGGGCGGTCTGCCAGCAGGCCCTGAACCAGGGGAACAactctctgacctctgaccttcccACCACCTCTCCCCCAGAGTCTTACCTCGCCTTAGGCCACGCCCAGCAGGAGTGGCTGGACCTGCGCATACACAGCGGCTCTCGGTGGAGACTTCCAGGCTTGCACTGTCTCAGCAACACtgaaccctga
- the ccdc142 gene encoding uncharacterized protein ccdc142 isoform X2, translating to MVTEGLNENQSADRAEGCPVNENNQLSEEEQGKSNAWSDGLSEDPLSKDRLDASWSQNSISKSLQRAEALLRTHFNPSLRWLLGGKAEDDPWDSESQDTFVAYQNLTSRSSLRLQRLEQGMLGASQQCQVVREPCTGFTQGWVRGLGTGEAGSVLYHPPSASLSQHYGQLQNLLEQRALLLFLHEYARRSRVASEYVARLAGFLEGELGELEDKDSPFLDRPNSALRQGPGLASLCQELRIHVRHWEALCIRARSDPYLRPVLLQRTGLLEGMRRTLGLLGLQALILMQRCVEIVLGALASSQLVRVPRDTLEDMLAAAELYNQVLEEQNAHRGTRVWRCQLLQGCGWSGLQGRPPGSRGKHPSPFPVVQLMRILAEHRGRMAAEQLHRWASQQNGLTTQILHPGTPTPTWEQLLHDFPLLPPLCYHLPPEPEPERHPVEEKPQAQLQSQPQPWSPDLPLGAFIRQDRRSLELLFQALVSSTELLAPHVSNRPAPDRHTPDWRLQTPDRMDRILYTPDRIDQILHRTDRHTPDRTDRPERTQAPEGSAVSQDGHRPSLPVNEETIPPEQARQEARRPRSVQWLDKGQSGACLQLFGQYRSLLWKQCGRALFMIFQHPPPGGTLGSINQWNDQMLFQLVLWLNQVCKTELVPEECKGVLDDFTIQLLTSTAFRHWDHVLCVSLGSGLKDKCLPRADRDGSMVITSTMEHFLQLTSPLLTTLRALSHTSNTHTPGAPGKAFSHRTELLQGSTMRALASVQTSTLWVMGKAYQFLSSWSLNKFLLVTQGDLKVLRASVESLLQEVETLAGEEDHPHHPIPPVLMRQQIAQLRQAMSHLQVFSEMVMRIFSMDCKKMSGEIFEQTMPSAKHWRLTYRMDFPRSPSEYASSAAQSVIGQVLEGVQPLPEEARVPALTEAMTAFMEAWMEHILKQKIKFSIQGALQLKQDFDLIRDLIRSEEYSLSEELHQSLLSLRVFQQVDSAIVCLLQQPLAKTYMPSRGWEPFRRCCPNSASVVDQAAGSMNNLESMEIGAVCQQALNQGNNSLTSDLPTTSPPESYLALGHAQQEWLDLRIHSGSRWRLPGLHCLSNTEP from the exons ATGGTAACAGAGGGGCTCAATGAGAACCAGTCTGCAG ACAGAGCAGAGGGCTGCCCTGTAAATGAAAACAATCAACtctcagaggaggaacag GGAAAATCCAATGCCTGGTCAGATGGACTGAGTGAAGATCCCCTTTCTAAGGACAGACTAGATG CCTCCTGGTCCCAGAACTCCATCTCTAAGTCCCTCCAGAGGGCCGAGGCCCTGTTGAGGACCCACTTCAACCCCAGCCTGCGCTGGCTGCTCGGTGGCAAAGCTGAAGACGACCCCTGGGACAGCGAGAGTCAGGACACTTTTGTGGCATACCAGAACCTGACCTCCCGCTCCTCACTGCGCTTGCAGCGCTTGGAACAGGGCATGCTGGGAGCATCCCAGCAGTGCCAGGTGGTGCGGGAACCATGTACGGGGTTTACCCAGGGCTGGGTCAGGGGCTTAGGtacaggagaggcagggagtgtTCTCTACCACCCTCCTTCTGCCTCACTCAGCCAACACTACGGCCAGCTACAGAACCTTTTAGAACAACgagctcttctcctcttcctccacgaGTACGCCCGTAGGAGCAGGGTAGCCTCAGAGTATGTGGCCCGTCTGGCCGGCTTTCTGGAGGGGGAACTTGGGGAGCTAGAAGACAAGGACAGCCCCTTCCTGGATAGACCCAACTCGGCCTTGAGGCAGGGCCCAGGTCTGGCCAGCCTGTGCCAGGAGCTGAGGATCCACGTCCGCCACTGGGAGGCGCTGTGCATCCGGGCCCGATCCGACCCCTACCTGCGACCCGTCCTGCTCCAGAGGACAGGCCTGCTGGAGGGGATGCGTCGGACCCTGGGCCTCCTGGGCCTGCAGGCGTTGATTCTGATGCAGCGGTGTGTGGAAATTGTCCTGGGCGCCCTCGCCTCGTCCCAGCTGGTCAGGGTTCCCCGGGACACTCTGGAGGACATGCTGGCTGCAGCCGAGCTCTACAACCAGGTGTTGGAGGAGCAGAACGCCCATCGCGGtaccagggtgtggaggtgccaGTTGCTGCAGGGTTGTGGTTGGTCTGGGCTGCAGGGCAGGcctcctggctccagggggAAACACCCTTCTCCCTTCCCTGTGGTGCAGTTGATGAGGATCCTGGCGGAACACAGAGGAAGGATGGCTGCAGAGCAGCTGCATCGGTGGGCTTCCCAGCAGAATGGCCTCACCACCCAGATCCTCCACCCAGGGACCCCAACACCTACCTGGGAACAGCTGCTGCACGATTTTCCTCTGCTACCCCCTCTATGCTACCACCTCCCCCCAGAACCAGAACCTGAGCGACACCCTGTGGAGGAGAAGCCCCAGGCCCAGCTAcaatcccagccccagccctggtcCCCTGACCTGCCCCTGGGAGCATTCATCCGGCAGGACCGGAGATCgttggagctgctgttccaAGCCCTGGTGTCCTCCACAGAGCTCTTGGCCCCACACGTGTCCAACAGACCTGctcctgacagacacacaccagactggAGACTACAGACACCGGACAGAATGGACCGGATACTGTACACACCAGACAGAATCGACCAGATCCTCCACAGaacggacagacacacaccggaCAGAACGGACCGACCAGAAAGGACCCAGGCACCGGAGGGGTCAGCTGTCTCACAAGATGGTCACAG ACCTTCACTTCCTGTGAACGAAGAAACCATACCCCCTGAGCAAGCAAGGCAGGAAGCGAGGCGTCCAAGATCTGTGCAGTGGTTGGATAAAGGCCAGTCAGGAGCGTGTCTACAGCTGTTCGGCCAATACCGGAGTCTTCTGTGGAAGCAGTGTGGGCGGGCCCTGTTCATGATCTTCCAGCATCCGCCACCGGGGGGCACTTTAGGCAGCATCAACCAGTGGAACGACCAGATGCTGTTTCAGCTGGTACTGTGGCTCAACCAAGTCTGCAAAACAG agcTGGTTCCAGAGGAGTGCAAAGGAGTTCTAGATGACTTTACCATTCAGCTCCTGACCAGCACAGCTTTCCGACACTGGGACCATG tgctgtgtgtgtccttgggctCTGGGCTGAAGGACAAGTGTCTCCCGAGAGCGGACCGTGATGGCAGCATGGTGATAACATCTACCATGGAACACTTCCTCCAGCTGACTTCGCCCCTCCTCACCACACTCCGGGCGCTGAGCCacacctccaacacacacacacctg GGGCTCCAGGCAAGGCCTTTTCCCACAGGACAGAGCTCCTCCAGGGCAGCACGATGCGAGCGCTGGCCTCTGTCCAGACCTCCACCCTGTGGGTGATGGGGAAGGCCTACCAATTCCTCTCATCCTGGAGCCTCAACAAGTTCCTGCTGGTCACCCAGGGAGACCTGAAG gtgctgAGAGCGTCCGTAGAGAGCCTCTTGCAGGAAGTGGAAACCCTGGCTGGGGAAGAAGATCATCCACATCATCCTATTCCTCCAGTATTGATGAGGCAGCAGATAGCCCAACTGCGGCAGGCCATGTCCCACCTGCAG GTCTTCTCTGAAATGGTTATGAGGATCTTCTCCATGGACTGCAAGAAAATGTCTGGAGAAATCTTTGAGCAGACCATGCCCTCCGCCAAGCACTGGAGGCTAACCTACAGGATGG ATTTTCCCAGAAGCCCTAGTGAGTATGCGTCGTCGGCAGCTCAGAGTGTGATTGGCCAGGTGCTGGAGGGGGTGCAGCCCCTGCCGGAGGAGGCCAGGGTCCCTGCCCTCACGGAGGCCATGACCGCCTTCATGGAGGCCTGGATGGAGCACATCCTCAAACAGAAGATCAaattcag TATCCAGGGTGCTCTGCAGCTGAAGCAGGACTTCGACCTGATCCGGGACCTGATCCGGTCTGAGGAGTACAGCCTGTCAGAGGAGTTGCACCAGAGCCTGCTCTCCCTCAGGGTGTTCCAGCAGGTGGACTCTGCCATCGTCTGTCTGCTCCAGCAGCCCCTGGCCAAGACCTACATGCCCTCCCGAGGCTGGGAGCCTTTCAGACGATGCT GTCCTAACAGTGCCAGTGTGGTGGACCAGGCAGCAGGCAGCATGAACAACCTGGAGAGTATGGAGATCGGGGCGGTCTGCCAGCAGGCCCTGAACCAGGGGAACAactctctgacctctgaccttcccACCACCTCTCCCCCAGAGTCTTACCTCGCCTTAGGCCACGCCCAGCAGGAGTGGCTGGACCTGCGCATACACAGCGGCTCTCGGTGGAGACTTCCAGGCTTGCACTGTCTCAGCAACACtgaaccctga